The following is a genomic window from Haloterrigena alkaliphila.
ACGTCGTCGCCGTCGCCCTCCGCGATGTCGTAGGCGTCGTCGTCCGCGTTCCGGACGTTGCTCCGCGCGTCGCTGCTGAACCGATCGAGCAGGTCCGACTCCTCGCCCGAAAGGTCCACGACGTAGGTGTACCCCGGTTTGACGTCGTACTCCCGCCAGATGAACGGCCGAACGTCGTCGAACTCGGCGACGACGAACCGCGTGTACAGCGGCGAGATCTTCCGCTCGACGTACTCGAGACAGCCGTCGAGGAAGCGCCGCGTTCGGCGGTCCGCCTTGCGCTGTTTGAGTTTGTCGGCGTTCAGTAACGCCGGGCCGAGATAACACGACCACGAGAACGGCGCCGGCGAGAACGCGCCGGTGATCGGTCCCTTGCGGTACTCGAAGACGGGGAAGAGACCGATCGCCTCCTGTCCCGTGAAGCCGGCCAGCAGGTGCGGCGTCGAGCCGGTGTCCTCCCCCTGCAGTCGCAGCGCTTCGGCCCGATAGAACGGGTTCGTCCCGTCCGATCGCTCGACGTACCGGTTCCACTCCTCGGCGTCCGACCGCGGATCGAGCCTCGAGATTTCGACGCTCATCGTCAGAGGTACCCGAGATCGGAGAGTCGATCCTCGACGGCCGCGTCGTCGGTCGGGGTGATCGGATCGGGCTCGTAGGACGGGTACGTCGCCTCCGTCCCGCCGTCGATCACCGGTAACGTCTCCCCGTCCATCTCGGCGTCGATCGGGACGTCGAACAGCGCACAGATCGTCGGCGCGACGTCGAAGATGGTCGCGCCCTCGAGCGACGCCGTCTCGTCGAAGTCGGCCCCCGTCGCCGCGACGACCCCGGTCTGCGTGTGGTTCCACGGCTCCATCGGCTCGCCGAACTGCGCCGTCCCGACGTCGGCGACGATCGCGTTCTCGAAGTCGGTCGGCACCGTCAGGATGTCGGGGCCCATCTCGACGTGAGGCCCCTCGAAGTACGTCTCCCGGGGTTCGACCGCCTCGAACATCGGCTCGCCGTCGGGGGTTTCGACGGCCGAGAGTCGATCGATGAGATCCGCTCGGGTCTCCTCGTACGCCGACTCGGGGACCTGTCCGTTCGGCTCCCGGCCCTCGAGGTTGATCCGAACGCCGAGTTCGCTCTTCGACCGGACGTACGCCGTCGATTCGGGGAAGTCGACCTGTTCGCTCGCCGCACGGATCGCGTCGTCGGGGATGCGACGGCCGATGGCCTCTTTCAGCCCGACCGTCTCGAGGGTGGCCGCCACTCGCTGGGTGGTAATCCCGACTTCCGCGGCGACGGTCATCGCTTGCTCGAGAGGGGATCGTCCGTGGTCGCCGGTGGTTTCCCCCTCGAGCAGGTCGTTCTGCCAGGCTTTCGACCAGTCCGGCATCCCCTGGCCGCCGCTACGGGTCTCGACGAATCCTTCCTCTCGCAGGAACTCGTTGACGCGGAACTCGTGGCCCGTCACTGTGCCGATCCCGTGGTCGCTGACGACGAGGACGTTCGTCGGGTCGGCGTCGTCGATCGTCTCGGCGAGTTGGTGGTCGACCGCGTTGTAGACGGCTTCGATGGCCGCCTTGTCGCCCGGCCGTTCGTGGAACACGGTGTCCGTCTGCTGGAACTGCAGGAAACCGAACTCGGGGTCGAACCGCCGACAGAGGTAGCGAAACGCCTCCC
Proteins encoded in this region:
- a CDS encoding lipid II:glycine glycyltransferase FemX, yielding MSVEISRLDPRSDAEEWNRYVERSDGTNPFYRAEALRLQGEDTGSTPHLLAGFTGQEAIGLFPVFEYRKGPITGAFSPAPFSWSCYLGPALLNADKLKQRKADRRTRRFLDGCLEYVERKISPLYTRFVVAEFDDVRPFIWREYDVKPGYTYVVDLSGEESDLLDRFSSDARSNVRNADDDAYDIAEGDGDDVERIVDQVAKRYESQGRAFQLNPAFARALYEQLPDGAVRPYVCRVDGAFVGGILVVESATTRYRWQGGVKPDADLDLPVNDLLDWHVMRDGLRTGIERYDLVGGGVPSINRYKAKFNPRLETYYEITSGSFGLDTMIDRYRKLR
- a CDS encoding alkaline phosphatase family protein translates to MGDSTDETDLRLLVVGVDAGCRSVLESLFEAGEAPTLERLIDAGTSGPLESQIPPWTGSAWPSLFTGKNPGKHGVYDFLSFNGYDWDVVNATHVRARPVWELLSEHGLSSVVVNVPVTHPPRAFDGALIPGMTAPEDPTCHPAGILEDVKLACGDYHVYPQSTDAPEASIEGYERTIDRRGEAFRYLCRRFDPEFGFLQFQQTDTVFHERPGDKAAIEAVYNAVDHQLAETIDDADPTNVLVVSDHGIGTVTGHEFRVNEFLREEGFVETRSGGQGMPDWSKAWQNDLLEGETTGDHGRSPLEQAMTVAAEVGITTQRVAATLETVGLKEAIGRRIPDDAIRAASEQVDFPESTAYVRSKSELGVRINLEGREPNGQVPESAYEETRADLIDRLSAVETPDGEPMFEAVEPRETYFEGPHVEMGPDILTVPTDFENAIVADVGTAQFGEPMEPWNHTQTGVVAATGADFDETASLEGATIFDVAPTICALFDVPIDAEMDGETLPVIDGGTEATYPSYEPDPITPTDDAAVEDRLSDLGYL